A single window of Plasmodium reichenowi strain SY57 chromosome 14, whole genome shotgun sequence DNA harbors:
- a CDS encoding 40S ribosomal protein S25, putative produces MPPKERKTKEQIAAAAAASGRTKKKKWGKGKNKEKLNHAVFIDKSLHSKILECKNMKVITPSAIAEKYKVNLSVARAVINHLADKKLIAEVCVQSHSQKLYTKVA; encoded by the exons a TGCCTCctaaagaaagaaaaacGAAGGAACAAATCGCAGCTGCCGCAGCAGCATCAGGAAGAACTAAGAAAAAG AAATGGGGTAAGGGAAagaataaagaaaaattgAACCACGCCGTTTTTATTGACAAATCTCTTCACTCCAAAATTCTTGaatgtaaaaatatgaagGTTATAACCCCTTCTGCAATTGcagaaaaatataaggTAAACTTAAGTGTAGCAAGAGCTGTTATTAATCACCTAGCAgacaaaaaattaattgCTGAAGTTTGTGTACAAAGCCATAGtcaaaaattatatactAAAGTTGCTTAA
- a CDS encoding hypothetical protein (conserved Plasmodium protein, unknown function) produces MKDIKELLKKLHINKEKEFEKDVRLLFDMKKYIECLTKKSNNNNNNNDNNNNNGNNNDKTNCCIINNNSSRLNSEDICKHSIKIKQDNLLKTKHSYNNPIEYIERLYKELKGRTPFEYGYYKNILNNYNKYDYYNYIMKNNYNLLQDNISNGLYHNNNNNNNNNNNNNSCDKIYLNNIKEKCENLMIFFHMYLIRKYCEKNYYECLHNKFIRSITYNYLDKEIFYNYVNSDLYFILYSYIQTFAYILLKNENQNIYLMKLCSDIISRTHEELSTLRKEGTYKMNTYLYDKKNFSPYNNSLIKYVHFIVEYLSKNKNYNYMNILYGIYSCVYVFSNVFYSCSLSYNSKKVEQYMLTENIGRKDTTIQCDHVSSSHQKEHYTHGMTTQAGDNISDHKFVDLLPDNNNNNNHDDDDDNDVKEKKDMFRLYYKYIKKYGNTEFMKLNEFLLYYISKENIRGLLRDNINYNDMIKDLNIVRYTTYLEKYIFKEISTNNMNKEQYSDILFRDIKMDIFKSICNISEKSPLYIELNDEDKKECYEIIRTKCLNENNMKCTYENGFNKNVETQDHMNKSQKKGIVCPFLHGMNNEKKENTNDNKETNMICNNYQNYHNYNYEHIYNSYNIICTRKYKNSFIDPQYEHFFFEKTKYNLDDAFFKQSLKNTNTLEGNVKKNTSSHNYKTKFSVCPAHFYNINYNLCDEEKEKKKKFLNFLNNNDNIINDHINNLKCIDEFFHISIDFDKTIIKKDSYSFFYKLLCKHYNIKKPKDIELTQEETDFFENMNIENIHKENKKNYTYEERINYIYKISKWYIIKENKLLKELQEKQDISNVYSDSYYYYLKKFDQINITHSALISYYDILKDVDINAINSLIYDYYDRFQLNDYFLDVFLRFIQYKQHNNDDFFFDIITLNFKKQIVLYTLQNNIMKLENEHPFNVNTSKASDNNNNNNNNNNNNDNNNDNNNDNHGDDNNNNNHNHSDDDNNNNNNNYYYHYCKDNHRDSHNDKVKHKYYQTFKKYFNVYYSKMYSYDKEKNVYTGGFEYNKLKIKHKNYNCSSNKVDYVTILSLFDKTVVRKKVCTIIKNTNHKLSCFIGDSIIDLDAMLSTDIPILLGCNQLVLTFCKKHNIVIKPLIFAAAKIELLKMKKNKTENKSNTKDERTLDINNNKQNESNSIIDQREKELSEIYDENKKVIYATESWLEIGTFFFGKM; encoded by the coding sequence ATGAAGGATATAAAAGAGTTGCTCAAAAAATTGcatattaataaagaaaaagagTTTGAAAAGGATGTTAGACTTTTATTTGatatgaagaaatatatagaatgtttaacaaaaaaaagtaataataataataataataatgataataataataataatggtaataataatgataagaCTAATTGttgtattataaataacaataGTAGTAGATTAAATTCTGAGGATATTTGTAAGCATTCCATAAAGATAAAGCAAGACAATTTGTTGAAGACCAAACATTCGTATAATAATCCTATTGAATATATAGAaagattatataaagaacTTAAAGGTAGAACTCCTTTTGAATATggttattataaaaatatactaaataattataataaatatgattattataattatataatgaagaataattataatttattgcaagataatatttcaaatggattgtatcataataataataataataataataataataataataataattcgTGTGATAAGATTTatcttaataatataaaagagAAATGTGAAAACTTaatgatattttttcatatgtatttaataagaaaatattgtgaaaagaattattatgaatgcttacataataaattcaTACGCTCAATAacttataattatttagataaagaaattttttataattatgttaattcagatttatatttcatattatatagttatatacaaacatttgcatacatattattaaaaaatgaaaaccaaaatatatatttgatgaAATTATGTAGTGATATAATATCAAGAACACATGAAGAATTAAGTACACTAAGAAAAGAAGgaacatataaaatgaatacatatttatatgataaaaaaaatttttccCCATACAATAATAgtttaattaaatatgtacattttattgttgaatatttaagtaaaaataaaaattataattatatgaatatattgTATGGTATATATTCATGTGTCTACGTGTTTTCAAATGTATTTTATAGTTGCtcattatcatataatagCAAGAAAGTAGAACAGTATATGTTAACAGAAAATATCGGGAGAAAAGATACAACTATACAATGTGATCATGTGAGTAGTTCTCATCAAAAGGAACATTATACACATGGTATGACTACACAAGCAGGGGATAATATCTCCGATCATAAATTTGTTGACCTCTTACctgataataataataataataatcacgatgatgatgatgataatgatgtGAAAGAGAAGAAGGATATGTTTAGattatattacaaatatataaaaaaatatggaaataCCGAATTTATGAAACTGAACGAATTTCTATTATACTATATatcaaaagaaaatattagaGGACTTCTTAgggataatataaattataacGATATGATAAAAGATTTGAATATTGTTAGGTATACAACCTATTTAGAgaaatacatttttaaagaGATATCtacaaataatatgaataaagaacaatatagtgatatattatttagagatataaaaatggatatatttaaaagtatatgtaatatttcTGAAAAGTCacctttatatatagaattaaatgatgaagataaaaaggaatgttatgaaataataagaacaaaatgtttaaatgaaaataatatgaaatgTACATATGAAAATGGTTTCAATAAAAATGTGGAAACACAAGatcatatgaataaatCACAGAAAAAAGGAATTGTATGTCCCTTTCTTCATGGTATgaataatgaaaagaaagaaaataccaatgataataaagaaaCTAATATGATTTGTAATAATTACCAGAActatcataattataattatgaacatatttataactcttataatattatttgtacaagaaaatataaaaattccTTTATCGATCCACAATATGAACACTTCTTTTTTGAAAAGACAAAATATAATCTAGATGATGcattttttaaacaatctttaaaaaatacaaatacaTTAGAAGgaaatgtaaaaaaaaatacatcatctcataattataaaacCAAATTTAGTGTGTGTCCTgcacatttttataatattaattataatttgtgtgatgaagaaaaagaaaaaaaaaaaaaatttttaaactttttgaacaataatgataatataataaatgatcatataaataatttaaaatgtatagatgaattttttcatatatcCATAGATTTCGATAAAactattattaaaaaagattcatattcctttttttataaattattatgtaaaCATTATAATATCAAGAAACCTAAAGATATTGAATTAACACAAGAAGAAACAGATTTCtttgaaaatatgaatatcgaaaatatacataaagaaaataaaaaaaactatacatatgaagaacgaataaattatatttataaaatatccaagtggtatattataaaagaaaataaattattaaaagaattacAAGAAAAACAAGATATTTCTAACGTATATAGTgattcttattattattatttaaaaaaattcgATCAAATCAATATTACACATTCAGCACTCATTTcttattatgatatattaaaagatgTAGATATTAATGCAATCAACagtttaatatatgattattatgatcGCTTCCAGCTGAATGATTATTTCCTGGATGTATTCCTTAGATTCATACAATATAAGCaacataataatgatgactttttttttgatataattacgttaaattttaaaaagcAAATCGTTCTATATACTcttcaaaataatataatgaaacTAGAAAATGAGCACCCATTTAATGTAAACACAAGTAAGGCtagtgataataataacaataataataataataataataataatgataataataatgataataataatgataatcatggtgatgataataataataataatcataatcatagtgatgatgataataataataataataataattattattatcattattgtAAAGATAATCATAGAGATAGTCATAATGATAAGgttaaacataaatattatcaaacctttaaaaaatatttcaatGTCTATTATTCAAAAATGTATTCATATGATAAAGAGAAGAACGTATATACAGGAGGatttgaatataataagcttaaaataaaacataaaaacTATAACTGTTCATCTAATAAAGTGGATTATGTAACCATATTATCGCTTTTTGATAAAACTGTAGTTAGGAAAAAGGTCTGCActataataaaaaacacAAATCATAAATTGTCATGTTTTATAGGGGATAGCATAATAGATTTAGATGCCATGTTAAGTACCGACATTCCTATACTCTTAGGATGTAATCAATTAGTTTTAacattttgtaaaaaacataatatagTAATTAAACCATTAATATTTGCAGCAGCCAAAATCGAGCTCCtcaaaatgaaaaaaaataaaacagaAAACAAATCCAATACGAAAGATGAAAGAACTctagatataaataataataaacaaaatgaatCCAATTCCATTATTGATCAACGTGAAAAAGAATTAAGTGAAATTTACGAcgaaaataaaaaagttatTTATGCAACAGAAAGTTGGCTAGAAATAGGTACCTTCTTTTTTGGAAAGatgtaa
- a CDS encoding DNA-directed RNA polymerase III subunit C, putative, with amino-acid sequence MNNINKQLVKDIYQIGLEHKEAISIDSLEEIYEKKKKGKLKRNEIVYALNILENARACSIKNENNTIITRMRNEQVTKKLKELSDIDFLIFTKVENSQNNGIWTADLRKQTKLLIHQVQKGVKLLCENKLIKQVNNIHVKNRKMYILYDLEASEKVIGGSFYTDGEFNKKVVDYIRENICFYLYNNNNSSVPSVINYIKKLNNSVDYFSENDIYRVIKTLSYEERINIYKSNNDEELIYYYNNEKKNFLYNFPCFSCNLFNKCNSDINTTINPRSCMYLNFYLNLEVTNVYVCMYVCVYFYIYLLYCIYDS; translated from the exons atgaacaacATTAATAAGCAATTAGTTAAGGACATATACCAAATAG GCCTAGAACATAAGGAAGCAATAAGTATTGATAGTTTAgaagaaatatatgaaaagaaaaaaaaaggaaaattaaaaagaaacGAAATTGTTTATGCTCTTAATATTCTTGAAAATGCTCGTGCATGCtctataaaaaatgaaaataatacaataataaCACGTATGAGAAATGAACAAgttacaaaaaaattaaaagaattgAGTGATATAgattttcttatttttacaaaagTTGAAAACAGTCAAAATAATGGAATATGGACAGCTGATTTGAGAAAGCAGACCAAATTATTg ATACACCAAGTTCAGAAGGGGGtgaaattattatgtgagaataaattaataaagCAA gtaaataatatacatgtgaaaaatagaaaaatgTATATCTTATACGATTTGGAAGCCTCAGAAAAG GTTATCGGTGGGTCATTTTATACCGATGGTGAATTTAACAAAAAGGTTGTTGATTATATAAgagaaaatatatgtttttatttatataataataataattcaagTGTACCTTCAgttataaattatataaaaaaattgaataaTAGTGTTGACTATTTCTCAGAAAATGACATCTATAGagttataaaaacattatcatatgaagaaagaattaatatttataaaagtaataatgatgaagaattgatttattattataataatgaaaagaaaaatttcCTTTATAACTTCCCATGTTTTTCATGTaatctttttaataaatgtaattCTGATATAAATACAACAATAAATCCTAGAAGTTGTATGTATTTAAACTTTTATCTAAATTTGGAGGTAAcaaatgtatatgtatgtatgtatgtatgtgtatatttctatatttatcttttatattgtaTCTACGACTCTTAa
- a CDS encoding hypothetical protein (conserved Plasmodium protein, unknown function), which produces MDENKYFKENFIYVDVEKEKEEKKKVYVEYIKRCFNYLLKQDDNFILFTLKKNVSLLSYFFSYLLKSDRNYDHPFELLDDDKKYNAELNLCILNFYLKLVDIYLNKNKCDVLFLKNVFIKIHIMMDIIMMCYTVDKKNKRIKTYIYNIYNKTQFNCFYIFKYIKHLYEELKNMKKKLEHYITYKNKITHYIVQLNELLFTIYCFCKFFKKYHYFDIKENKLSNELIIVKLMIYTDDKNNIDDYRNNNTSQDMLLKGDTSFLYIFIQTYVEMINHVYDSQLNDGHMKDILFLRYRYMCILNMLIKYNLKYGDSKNSVFYFSIIIDMLKEKSNKTNIQFIKNDIQLCNWFFLDKYILEGNVIDLYFFSYINNFMNLKNKKQVEQIIHKKYKNEIDQIKEITNVNNNNFILKILKKYNFNISQSIEYIFTNQLHQDNNQNYEKSDDDDEDNKDEDNNDDDNNDDDDNDEDNNDDDDNDEDNNNNYYNNNYYNNNAQNIQPSDNMFYKKKMNKILPGNEKYNNIDKDINEDILDMKNKKLNNVLELLKKRNIIKSTQKKKTHKYKYINNTLDEENKNKILNINESSSNDEESSDMSLDNFRNELINSNKYRKNKVQQEQDQENEQPTNINKVENTQLYEKHPLSFKSSTNNLNTIKNIKDEHNIQSDNKKRYYYKKTVHKGRSHRNNFDRKMSKGMF; this is translated from the exons atgGATGAAAATAAGTACTTCaaagaaaattttatttatgtcgatgtagaaaaagaaaaagaggaaaagaaaaaagtatatgtagaatatataaaaagatgCTTTAATTATTTACTTAAACAAGATgataatttcattttatttaccttaaaaaaaaatgtctCTCTGTTGTCGTACTTTTTTTCCTATTTATTAAAGTCAGATCGAAATTATGACCATCCATTTGAATTATtagatgatgataaaaaatataatgcAGAATTAAATTTGtgtattttaaatttttatttaaaattagtagatatatatttaaataaaaacaagtgtgatgttttgtttttaaagaatgtttttataaaaatacatatcATGATggatattattatgatgtGTTATACTgtagataaaaaaaataaaaggattaaaacatatatatataatatttataataaaacacaatttaattgtttttatatttttaaatatattaagcATCTATatgaagaattaaaaaatatgaaaaaaaaattagagCATTATATAAcgtataaaaataagataaCACATTATATCGTTCAATTAAATGAATTACTTTTTACCATATATTGTTTTTGTAagttttttaaaaaatatcattACTTTGAtataaaggaaaataaattatcCAACGAATTAATTATCGTAAAATTAATGATATACACTGATgataaaaacaatattGACGACTACAGGAACAATAATACATCTCAGGATATGTTGTTAAAGGGAGATACGtcatttctttatatttttattcaaaCATATGTTGAAAtg ATTAATCATGTTTATGATAGCCAATTGAATGATGGTCATATGAAggatattttatttctaaGGTACCgatatatgtgtattttAAACATGctaataaaatataatttaaaatacGGTGATAGTAAAAACAGTGTATTTTACTTTTCGATTATTATTGATATGTTAAAAGAGAAAAGcaataaaacaaatatacaattcataaaaaatgaCATACAATTATGTAATTGGTTTTTTcttgataaatatatattagaagGAAATGTAattgatttatattttttttcttatataaataattttatgaatttaaaaaacaaaaaacaAGTCGAACAAATTATTcataagaaatataaaaatgaaatcgatcaaattaaagaaataacaaatgtaaacaataataattttattttaaaaattttaaaaaaatataattttaacaTATCTCAATCGatagaatatatttttacgAACCAACTTCACCAGgataataatcaaaattatGAGAAGagtgatgatgatgatgaagataataaggatgaagataataatgatgatgataataatgatgatgatgataatgatgaagataataatgatgatgatgataatgatgaagataataataataattattataataataattattataataataatgcGCAAAACATACAACCTAGTgataatatgttttataagaaaaaaatgaataaaattttaCCAGGAAACGAAAAATACAATAACATAGATAAAGACATTaatgaagatatattagatatgaaaaataaaaaattaaataatgttctggaattattaaaaaaacgtaatataataaaaagtacacaaaaaaagaaaacacataaatataaatatataaataatacattagatgaagaaaataaaaataaaatacttaatataaatgaatcATCAAGCAATGATGAAGAATCATCAGATATGTCATTAGATAATTTTAGAAACGAATTAATtaattcaaataaatatagaaaaaataaagtacAACAAGAACAAGATCAAGAAAATGAACAACCGACTAATATTAACAAAGTAGAGAACACTCAATTATATGAAAAGCATCCCTTATCGTTTAAAAGTAGCACAAATAATTTAAACactataaaaaatataaaggaTGAACACAATATACAATCGG ATAACAAGAAAcgatattattataaaaaaacgGTTCATAAGGGGCGATCTCATAGAAataa tTTTGACCGAAAGATGAGCAAAGGGAtgttttga
- a CDS encoding hypothetical protein (conserved Plasmodium protein, unknown function) yields MNVKVEEGHPYNSYAEIKKRKTKKKKYIQNDRAGNNVEDNVEENVDDNVEENVGNNVDDNVGNNVDDNVGNNVDDNVDDNVKNRLSPKNNEKSNPRHKKKNTSNSSICDRRKKDIEFHTLYESDEKNNMISRTSSVQSIGEEKDMKAGVKKNDINSKVKLNTLMLQSYLHKSYDKVSTILKKTSQTFMKKSLSYEVEKVNDKTGNNIQNNNNEKNETHGNINYDQDDFIQNFNKIFKNMIENPTNDLSDEEKKFFEQNSQGINKMLHENASCQKNKKEKILKKYKKKIIENKDILSLYDKFKELLDERTLLFKLIIYYKNINYNYKQHLDKIQHSYDILISENEQLNLNNITLKKHIDLFRISDNIKRDDKEYVK; encoded by the coding sequence atGAATGTGAAAGTAGAGGAAGGACATCCTTATAATAGTTACGcggaaataaaaaagaggaaaactaaaaaaaaaaaatatatacaaaatgatAGAGCGGGTAATAATGTGGAAGATAATGTAGAAGAAAATGTTGACGATAATGTAGAAGAAAATGTTGGTAATAATGTTGACGATAATGTTGGTAATAATGTTGACGATAATGTTGGTAATAATGTTGACGATAATGTTGATGATAATGTGAAAAACCGTTTAAGCCCAAagaataatgaaaaaagtAATCCTAGAcataaaaagaagaataCATCAAATAGTTCCATATGTGatagaagaaaaaaggATATTGAATTTCACACGTTATATGAAAgtgatgaaaaaaataacatgATATCTAGAACAAGTAGTGTTCAGAGTATAGGTGAAGAAAAGGATATGAAAGCAGgtgtaaaaaaaaatgatattaatTCTAAAGTAAAATTAAATACATTAATGTTACAATcatatttacataaaaGTTATGATAAAGTATCTACTAttctaaaaaaaacatCACAGAcatttatgaaaaaaagtCTAAGTTATGAAGTGGAAAAAGTAAATGATAAAACgggaaataatatacaaaataataataatgaaaagaatGAAACACATggaaatattaattatgaTCAAGATGATTTTAtacaaaattttaataaaatatttaaaaatatgattgAGAATCCAACTAATGATTTATcagatgaagaaaaaaagttCTTTGAACAAAATTCACAGggtataaataaaatgcTACATGAAAATGCTAGTTGtcaaaaaaacaaaaaagaaaaaattttaaaaaaatataaaaaaaaaattatagaaaataaagatatattatctttGTATGATAAATTCAAAGAATTATTAGATGAAAgaacattattatttaaattaattatctattataaaaatattaattacAATTATAAACAGCATCTAGATAAAATTCAGCATTCTTATGATATACTTATTTCGGAAAATGAACAActaaatttaaataatatcaCTTTGAAAAAACATATAGATTTATTCAGAATCagtgataatataaaaagagaTGATAAGGAATATGTTAAGTGA
- a CDS encoding mitochondrial import inner membrane translocase subunit TIM8, putative, whose product IITSFKETCKISSYCFDKCVSYPEKSLSNTNKKCIWNCTQRYIECEYFIKNRSKDNQSLSNFELIKNMNSSENLAELKNDNNKTENFVLKD is encoded by the exons ATTATTACTTCATTTAAAGAAACGTGTAAAATTTCCTCCTACTGTTTTGATAAATGTGTTAGCTATCCAg AAAAAAGTTTAAGcaatacaaataaaaagtGTATATGGAATTGTACACAAAGATATATTGAATgtgaatattttataaagaaTCGTTCAAAAGATAATCAGAGCTTATCTAATTTTGAATtgattaaaaatatgaatagtTCAGAAAATTTAGCTGAACTGAAGAacgataataataaaacagaaaattttgttttaaaagattaa
- a CDS encoding hypothetical protein (conserved Plasmodium protein, unknown function~part of same gene as PRSY57_1420600A~gap found within coding sequence), which translates to KELYDIVDIYEDIQNNKKENIHDKNIEERKIHKTNFTNDYVKSGSNNDNDNSSNVMIHFNKNDNIIYKDIFKKLDEERKQKKDNIYNDYAHKYIHSDMLYNYRFVQNDLYKIIQPVLYNLNIFFNQNVIKDINKIMEKYDTVIQDVQQVGRKKEYNQRINEGLEKREGHKSTYEKGNEVKADNMKENNMKENNMKENNTKENNMTENNTKENNTKENNMTENKVTKNRDKKLQNNVQTYEQQNIQTNLHNDNKNINTKKIHNSNNYHVKEKRNDKNVDNKNKDKEECINYADLDKGDKHITNTLKIPNNKIQMKENRKENVLFKKEKEKHYINKEKDECDKVTNTFKIMGHSSKNITNNNLNNLSKSSPRAVYPLKCIETECFKVMILKKKKKKYSYQSINYNSDSYISSTMCDNLEDDNNKAQSDTYINYLNIKYSKEELKSLNNRNFIYYITNDIETLGIYKKIYFYDFFFIYLLRKLFWNIFSLYYIYLQKYNDKREEKRKKKIQQNINNIYLPSISSSSSNDETNLSKNYINNNNNNNNNYKIKKIYCDHLLLYESDVSVNNSQINKEYLYNTNKLLHDDLKILFNLIKKQKILIYFRYDQNKKIKCKNKTQYVHRDIWIYLILKALKKKNDSTIFNEFIFFKEKQ; encoded by the coding sequence aaaaagaattatacGATATTGttgatatatatgaagacattcaaaataataaaaaagaaaatattcatgataaaaatatagaagaaagaaaaatacataaaacAAATTTTACAAATGATTATGTAAAGAGTGGTTctaataatgataatgataacaGTTCAAACGTTATGatacattttaataagaatgataatataatatataaagatatttttaaaaaactTGATGAGgaaagaaaacaaaaaaaagataatatcTATAATGATTATGCacacaaatatatacacaGCGATATGTTATACAATTATCGGTTTGTGCAAAATGATCTGtacaaaataattcaaccggtgttatataatttaaatatattttttaatcaGAATGTTATAAaggatataaataaaattatggaaaaatatgataCGGTTATTCAGGATGTACAACAGGTTGGTAGAAAGAAGGAATATAATCAAAGGATAAATGAAGGATTGGAAAAGCGTGAGGGACATAAATCAACTTATGAAAAAGGAAATGAAGTGAAAGCAGATAACATGAAAGAAAATAACATGAAAGAAAATAACATGAAAGAAAATAACACGAAAGAAAATAACATGACAGAAAATAACACGAAAGAAAATAACACGAAAGAAAATAACATGACAGAAAATAAGGTGACAAAAAATCGagataaaaaattacaaaacAATGTACAAACATATGAACaacaaaatatacaaaCAAATTTACAcaatgataataaaaatataaatactaAAAAAATCCACAATAGTAACAATTATCACgttaaagaaaaaagaaatgacaaaaatgtagataataaaaataaagataaagaaGAGTGTATTAATTATGCAGACCTTGACAAAGGAGATAAACACATTACGAATACGTTGAAGATACCAAATAACAAAATCCAGATGAAAGAAAACAGAAAAGAGaatgtattatttaaaaaagaaaaagaaaaacattACATAAATAAGGAAAAGGATGAATGTGATAAGGTTACAAATACATTTAAAATCATGGGTCATTcatcaaaaaatataacaaataataatttaaataacTTATCGAAGAGTTCTCCCAGAGCTGTTTACCCTTTAAAATGTATAGAAACAGAATGCTTCAAAGTtatgatattaaaaaaaaagaaaaaaaaatattcttatcaatctataaattataattcggattcatatatatcttcAACTATGTGTGACAACTTGgaagatgataataataaagcTCAATCAGATACTtacataaattatttaaatataaaatatagtaaagaagaattaaaaagtTTGAACAATCgtaattttatttattatataacaaaCGATATTGAAACACTtggaatatataaaaaaatttatttttatgatttcttttttatatatttattaagGAAATTATTCTGGAATatcttttcattatattatatatatttacaaaaatataatgataaaagggaagaaaaaagaaaaaagaagatacaacaaaatataaacaatatatacTTGCCATCTATATCATCGTCTTCATCAAACGACGAAACTAATCTATctaaaaattatattaataataataataataataataataattataaaattaaaaaaatttattgtgatcatttattattatatgagAGTGATGTAAGCGTTAACAATTCTCAAATTAACAAAGAATATCTTTATAATACAAACAAGTTATTACATGatgatttaaaaatattatttaatttaataaagaaacaaaaaattttaatatattttagatatgatcaaaataaaaaaattaaatgtaaaaataaaacacaATATGTTCATAGGGATATATGGATATATCTAATTTTAAAAGCtctcaaaaaaaaaaatgacagcaccatttttaatgaatttatattctttaaaGAAAAgcaataa